A single Saccopteryx bilineata isolate mSacBil1 chromosome 9, mSacBil1_pri_phased_curated, whole genome shotgun sequence DNA region contains:
- the ALKBH6 gene encoding alpha-ketoglutarate-dependent dioxygenase alkB homolog 6 isoform X4 yields the protein MVPERLPLWLQRYVDKVSDLSLFGGLPANHVLVNQYLPGEGIMPHEDGPLYYPTVGTISLGSHTMLDLYEPRQPKDDDLTEQPRPPPRPATSLLLEPRSLLVLRGTAYTRLLHGIAAACVDPLDTASLPLNAAACPSARPGACLVRGTRVSLTIRRVPRVLRAGLLLSK from the exons ATGGTTCCTGAGCGGCTCCCTCTGTGGCTCCAGCGCTACGTGGACAAAGTGTCTGACCTCAGTCTTTTTGGGGGTCTCCCAGCCAATCACGTCCTTGTGAACCAGTATCTGCCTGGGGAGGGCATCATG CCCCATGAGGATGGGCCACTGTACTACCCGACCGTCGGCACCATCAGTCTGGGCTCCCACACCATGCTGGATCTCTACGAGCCGCGGCAGCCAAAGGATGATGACCTTACAGAGCAG CCCCGGCCCCCGCCCCGGCCGGCCACCTCGCTGCTGCTGGAACCCCGTAGCCTGCTGGTGCTCCGTGGCACCGCCTACACGCGTCTCCTCCACGGCATCGCCGCCGCCTGCGTAGACCCGCTTGACACCGCCTCCCTGCCGCTCAATGCGGCTGCCTGCCCATCGGCGCGGCCCGGAGCCTGCCTGGTCCGCGGCACCCGCGTCTCCTTGACCATCCGCCGGGTGCCCCGCGTGCTGCGTGCCGGCCTCCTCCTCAGCAAGTGA